From the Acidimicrobiales bacterium genome, the window GAGATCGGTGGTGGTGTCGATCACGCGCCCCTCATCCGCCGCTGAGCGCTTGGTACCGAGCCCCGCCGACATGGGTCCGGTGGTCATCCACCGGTGCTGGGCAATCCGGAGCGCGTCGAACACGCTCAGGTTCTGGAACATGCGGCAGCTCTGGAATGTCCGGCCGATGCCCAGCCACGCCCGGCGGTGTGGCGGCTCGCCGAGGAGGTCGAGGACGCGACCGGGCTCGGCGCCCTCGGCGCCCTCCGGCACCCGGTAGTACACATGGCCTCGGTCGGGACGGTAGAAGCCCGAGATGCACTCGAAGAGGGTCGTCTTACCGGCGCCGTTGGGTCCGATGAGACCGACGATCTCTCCCTCGTGGACGCTCAGGGAGATGTTGTCCAGGGCGACCAGCCCGCCGAAGCGCAGGGTGACATCGAGCACCTCGAGGACTACGTCGGCGCCGTGGGCCGGGCGTGGCAGCTCGCCAGTAGCGAGTGTCACGTCGACTTCGTCATCACCAGTGAGGTCCAAGCCCTCGTCGAGGTGCTCGGCGGGCGGGTAGTCGCGGGTCGGCGGCCGGCGCCAGGGACTCCGCCTGAGACCGCCGAGCGCCGGGAGCCTTGAAAGCGACGGCAACCGGCTCATGTCGCCTCGTCCTCGTCGGTCGGCAGCCGTGTCGGTGGCGGCGGTCGTCTCGAGGCTCGCAGCGGTCGCGGCGCACGATCGGCCGGCTCCGTCGGCGGACGGGGTCGAAGCGGGCGCTCTCTGGCGGTCGCCGGCATCACCTGGCGGGGTTGCGGACCGGTCGCCTCCGCCGAGCTCGTCGGACGTCGAGCGTGCGCCGCCTTCGACCAGAGCGCTTCTTCGTGGGTTGCCGCCTCGTGGGTCTCCTCTTCGCGAGAGGACCCGGTGGTCGAGGCCCGCGCCGGCAGGGTGGCGGTGGCAGCACGAGTAGCGGATGACGCCAGAGGGCGTGTCGCAGCAGGTCCAGCCGTTGCGGCTACGGGTACACGCCCTGACTGGTCACCCCCGTTGCCGCTCGTCGGCGCGGCCGCAGCGGTCGGCGCTGGTGAGAACTCGTCGGCAGTGAGGATCTGGGCCGTCTCGTCGTCGGGCCGGAACAGCCGCTTCATGAAGCCTGCCAGCCCGCTCGGGTAGCTGTACACGGTCAGCACGAGCAGGACGCCCTGGAGGATCAGGACAGTCTGGTTGACACCGTTGATGGGTGTGGCCGTGATCTGGGGCAGGACCGCGAACAGGAACCCGACCAGCACCGCCCCAAACAGCTCGGCGATGCCGGTGAGGATCCCGTAGCCGATAAAGGTCACCCCCGTGATGAACAGGAACTCGGTGGGATCCATGTTCACGTACAGGTACGCGAACACTGCGCCGGCTGCGGCCGCGACGCCGCCGCCGATACAGAAGGCGAGCAGCTTGTACGCCGTGGGGTTGATGCCGAAGGCGATCGCCGTGGGCTCGGAGTCGCGGATGGCGAGAAAGGCGCGGGCCGTGCGGCTGCGTCGCAGGTTGTAGGCGACGAAGAAGCACGCCAGGGCGACCGCCAGGCCCATGTAGAACACCTCGGAGGTGAAGGAGAAGGGACGGTGGGCGGTGCTTCCGGCCGTCGATCCCAGGATGCTGTTGTGATTCTCCAGAGCGTTCGAGAGGAACAGGTCGGTGTCAAGAGCGACCGCGAAGGCCAGTGTCACGAGGGCCAGGAAGAATCCCCGGAGGCGCAGCGAGGGGATGCCGATGAGCAGCGAGAACGGCACCGAGACGAGAACTGTCAGCGGCACCACCAGCCAGAACGGCAGATGGGCGGTGCCCTGGAGGATGGCCGCGGTGTAGGCCCCTACGCCGACAAAGGCATACTGGGCCAGCGAGACCTGTCCGGCCCAGCCTGTGAGGATAACGACCGACAGCCCGACTAGAGCGAAGATGATCCCGCTGGCGAGCACGGTGGACCAGTAGCCGCTCGTGAAGATGGGGATGATCATGACGGCGGCCATCCCGCCGATACCGAGCACCCAGCGAGCCGTCTTCCAATCCTGCAGGATCAGCCACAAGGCCGGCCCCTTTCGCAGCCAGGCCCGTATCCGGTCCTCGGCCGGAGCCTGGCCGCCGAAGGCCACCCCGGCACCGCCTACCCCGGACTCTTCGTCGACTCGGATCCCGGAGAAGATCCATCTGGGCCGCAGCATGAGCAGGACAACGAGCACCAGGAAGGCGACCACGTCCTGCAGGGGCGGCAGGCTCGAGAGCTTGCCGAGCGGGGAGGCGATGACCAACTGCTCGACAACTCCGAGGACCAGCCCGCCGGCGAGGGTGCCGACCAGGCTGCGGAACCCGCCGAACAAGCTGGCGATGAAGCCGAAGACGATGAGGTTGGTGAGCACCCCGAGGTCGAGGCCGATCAGAGGCGTGATCAGGATCCCGGCGATCCCGGCCAGCATCGACCCGAGGATCCAGGACACCCGGCTCACCGTGTTGGCGTTGATCCCGAGCAGCTGGCTCACCTGCCGGTCGTCGGCCACGGCCCGGATCGCGACGCCCAGATGGGTGCGTCGGAAGAAGGCGGCGACGGCGACGGTCAGGACGAGCGTCACCGCGATGATCATCAGCTGCTCGTTGTTGAAGTTGAACCCGGCGACGATATGGGTCGTGCTCTTGTCGAGCGGGATCAGCGGGTGCACGTTCGTCGAGTATCCGCTGAAGGTGTTGTAGTCGAGTCCCTCCAGGACGGCGAGGATGCCGAACGAGACGATCATTAGCGATACCGTCGTGGCCCGGGCGAAGGGCCGCATGATGCGAGCCACGATCAGGCCCAGCCCGGCGGCAACTCCCATGGCCACGACGAAGGCGGCCCACGCTGGCA encodes:
- a CDS encoding ABC transporter ATP-binding protein, giving the protein MSRLPSLSRLPALGGLRRSPWRRPPTRDYPPAEHLDEGLDLTGDDEVDVTLATGELPRPAHGADVVLEVLDVTLRFGGLVALDNISLSVHEGEIVGLIGPNGAGKTTLFECISGFYRPDRGHVYYRVPEGAEGAEPGRVLDLLGEPPHRRAWLGIGRTFQSCRMFQNLSVFDALRIAQHRWMTTGPMSAGLGTKRSAADEGRVIDTTTDLCRMMGLQAYENKFCAELSYGTLRLVELAAIMALKPKFLLLDEPSSGISQKETEQLLPLLRDVRTATGSTILIIEHDMPLIMQLSDRIYAMAAGTVIASGAPDEVQADPAVIESYLGTSRYGTVVGSSA
- a CDS encoding ABC transporter permease; this encodes MNFVFIGIVVGSIYALYGLGLTVVYKATRVPNFAQGAIGTTVAFVFYKVWGGSGVRLAVREHSGFYFQIPFLGGHSWAHFSFQPPALPAWAAFVVAMGVAAGLGLIVARIMRPFARATTVSLMIVSFGILAVLEGLDYNTFSGYSTNVHPLIPLDKSTTHIVAGFNFNNEQLMIIAVTLVLTVAVAAFFRRTHLGVAIRAVADDRQVSQLLGINANTVSRVSWILGSMLAGIAGILITPLIGLDLGVLTNLIVFGFIASLFGGFRSLVGTLAGGLVLGVVEQLVIASPLGKLSSLPPLQDVVAFLVLVVLLMLRPRWIFSGIRVDEESGVGGAGVAFGGQAPAEDRIRAWLRKGPALWLILQDWKTARWVLGIGGMAAVMIIPIFTSGYWSTVLASGIIFALVGLSVVILTGWAGQVSLAQYAFVGVGAYTAAILQGTAHLPFWLVVPLTVLVSVPFSLLIGIPSLRLRGFFLALVTLAFAVALDTDLFLSNALENHNSILGSTAGSTAHRPFSFTSEVFYMGLAVALACFFVAYNLRRSRTARAFLAIRDSEPTAIAFGINPTAYKLLAFCIGGGVAAAAGAVFAYLYVNMDPTEFLFITGVTFIGYGILTGIAELFGAVLVGFLFAVLPQITATPINGVNQTVLILQGVLLVLTVYSYPSGLAGFMKRLFRPDDETAQILTADEFSPAPTAAAAPTSGNGGDQSGRVPVAATAGPAATRPLASSATRAATATLPARASTTGSSREEETHEAATHEEALWSKAAHARRPTSSAEATGPQPRQVMPATARERPLRPRPPTEPADRAPRPLRASRRPPPPTRLPTDEDEAT